A genomic window from Diorhabda sublineata isolate icDioSubl1.1 chromosome 8, icDioSubl1.1, whole genome shotgun sequence includes:
- the LOC130447500 gene encoding uncharacterized protein LOC130447500, which yields MKWCAIIILILIGTVKSRNVLEKRAVSRRIVRQTLSSITPTPLSSLRDLLIKNCVNNGISANDLRDMKASFDRMARCMSNVIIYTTPKEEYINNTIECTNDTNSKISHCLKDSQKYFSHLDLEITTSLINFVYDYKDILKSTDLESCVQKLRTNEDFAVSYLTCLRDRGRGLDDGPSIPNSKTEFCKKCIPRNRCLPDTMDEYCKNSTIVSKFTKNYKKAMQLSCKLDESEAE from the exons GAACAGTGAAATCTCGGAATGTACTCGAAAAACGAGCAG TATCAAGAAGAATTGTACGTCAAACATTATCGTCCATAACACCAACTCCGCTATCTTCACTGAgagatttattaataaaaaactgtgtGAACAATGGAATTTCAGCGAATGATTTGAGAGATATGAAA GCAAGTTTTGATAGAATGGCAAGATGCATGTCCAATGTGATTATATATACTACTCCCAAAGAGGAATATATCAATAATACAATTGAATGTACCAATGatacaaactcaaaaattagtcactgTTTGAAAGATTCTCAGAAGTATTTTTCTCATTTGGACTTAGAAATCACCACATCActtattaattttgtatatgACTACAAAGATATACTGAAAA GTACCGATTTGGAGAGCTGTGTCCAGAAATTGAGAACAAATGAAGATTTTGCAGTATCCTATCTTACTTGTTTACGTGATAGAGGAAGAGGGTTGGATGACGGCCCTTCCATTCCTAACTCTAAGACGGAGTTTTGCAA aaaatgcaTACCAAGAAATAGATGTTTGCCTGATACCATGGATGAATACTGTAAAAATTCTACAATCGTtagtaaatttacaaaaaattacaagaaagCCATGCAGTTGTCATGTAAACTTGATGAATCGGAAGCAGAGTGA
- the LOC130448475 gene encoding uncharacterized protein LOC130448475 produces the protein MKWTVVTIFLVISLTNAEDVQEKRGVLRRTTRQALNSMSTSFLQQTERNIINNCNKHKTLSYTDEQDLKETFDTMKRCVQKSPIFTVSKQDFLDKIEECSRDSIKKVKNCLASNQQYFPDFILNLSKSMVHFLYDDKPLFSDYKVTSCISTLGRYSILLEYIECLKTTSAKTHDDQNIPISQEEFCNRYVPATECFPGTLRKHCDNNDRVDKFLTDFLGATTQPCKSDYQTSYAGLSNKIDA, from the exons atgaagtgGACTGTGGTAACAATTTTCTTAGTTATAA gTCTCACAAATGCTGAAGATGTTCAAGAAAAAAGGGGAG TACTAAGACGAACTACCAGACAAGCATTAAACTCGATGTCCACCTCGTTTTTACAACAAACAGAACgtaacataataaataattgcaaTAAGCATAAAACTTTATCTTACACTGACGAACAAGACTTGAAG GAAACATTCGATACTATGAAGAGATGTGTACAAAAATCTCCCATTTTCACTGTTTCAAAACAAGATTTCCTGGATAAAATTGAAGAATGTAGTAGAGATTCCATCAAGAAAGTGAAGAATTGCTTAGCTAGTAACCAACAATACTTCCCAGATTTCATTTTGAATCTATCTAAATCCATGGTTCATTTCTTATATGATGACAAACCTCTATTCTCAG attACAAAGTAACCAGCTGTATTAGCACTCTTGGACGCTACAGCATTCTTCTAGAATATATCGAATGCTTGAAAACCACCTCCGCCAAAACACATGATGATCAAAACATTCCCATTTCTCAAGAAGAATTTTGCAA TCGTTACGTACCAGCTACGGAATGTTTCCCAGGAACTTTAAGAAAACATTGTGATAATAATGACAGAGTTGACAAATTCCTGACAGATTTCTTAGGAGCCACGACGCAACCATGTAAATCTGACTATCAAACTTCTTATGCAGGATTATCGAATAAAATTGATGCTTGA